Within the Nitrospira sp. genome, the region AGATACGATTGGGCATCCCGGAGACGCAAGCGCATGCCCGTGGTGCACGAGCTTCGAAGCTCGGCGATGATGCTTTTTCCATGGACGTGTGGCCCTAACAGGCTCAATCGGAACTTTTAATGCACATCGAGCTGAAAATCCTTCACACAAGCGATGAACAAATTGTCCTCCTCGGCAACGCGGTGTAGAGAACGGGGAGCAAGGGAAGGAATGGAGATTGCACCTACTGGCGTAAGGGGAGCGCTATGAACGGTCGCAAGCAATCGATACAGAAAGGGTTAGGGGTACTTGCCTTGGCGGAACGGCTGCAGAACGTTTCTTTGGCATGCAGGCTTTCGAGTGTCAGTCGGGCTCATTATTACCGTCTCAAGAAGACGTATGAGATCCGAGCGGAGGACCGGGTGCCCGCCAGGAGCAACACTCCTTTCCGTGGGTTCTCTCACATGCCTCGTGAAGCGGAGTATGTCATTCTTAAAATGACGGCACAGTATCCGACTATTGCGTGCTCTGGGCTTGTGATGAGACTCAGACTGGATGGCATCAAAATTCCCGGTGATATGGTGAAATCTGTGTGGAAAAAATATGGACTGACCACCCGCGCCGCCCGAGTGTCGTGGATGGGGAAACCGGATCCATGGATGTTGATCGAGATGCAGATAAAAAGACAGGTCACCTGCTAAGACAGACATGCGAGAGGCCTATGAAGACTCTCATCTCCATTTTTGTTATCACGCTCCCGTTTGTTTCCCATGCCATCGCCGCCGAAATCAGTCCCTCCACCTTGACGTTCAAGGCTGTCCAAGGAGGAGGGAATCCCGCGAGGCCAACGACTACCCTTTCCAAGAACATCAAACGCTCCTTGAACCGGACGACCGGAGACGACGCAGCCTGGCAGACCGTCTCGCCGGCATCCGGCCGTCTGAACTCCTCGTCGCGGGTTATCGTCAAGGTCGATGCCTCTAGCTTGGCCGCTGGGACTTACTCGGACACCGTCCATATAACATCCAGTGAAGGGAGGCGCGTATCGCCTGTGATCTTCGCGGTAGATCCGGTAACACGTCCGACGACGAAGGCGGTCACCCTCGCATGGGATCCCAATCCTGAGACCGATATTGCCGGGTACAAGGTTTATGTCGGGACGAAGTCTGGAAGGTACGGTCCCCCCATTAGTCTTGGCAATGTGACTACGTACACCTTCGCCAATCTCGAACCCGGCTCTACATACTATTTTGTGGTAACTGCGTACGACAAGAGCGGCAACGAAAGTTCTCCCTCCAGCGAGGTGAGTACAACACTAGAGTAGTTCAGGCACAGTTCATGCGTACATGTCGTTTGTGAAAGCCTTGCAGAGTCGTCTTAGCCAGGTGACGACCGCACACAATCATATGCCTCGGGCTCTGGCAATTGTTCGCGCTGCGGTATAGATCAACTGAAATCCCGTGGAACACTGCCTGACTGTCGTCTCGTTGGCAAGATTCCTTGGCAGGGGCGGGGCACGCGGGTTACCGGATGCCGGAGTAGATTAGGTACGCGGAACCGCTAGCATTTCTTCACAGATTGTTCACGATGGCAAGGACTATGCTCGCCAGGGTGCGAGCATAGTCCTTTTTTTTTGTCCAAGCTGACATCGATGCATTTGCTGGGCACCGTGTATCACGGCCTGTTGCGATGAGGTGAGCGGCACTGAACACCTCCTCTCAAGGCTATGTAGCGGGCTACGAAAGACCGCCTCGGTAGAGCACCCAATCCCGCTATCTTGGAATTTGAACAAGACGGTGGTAGCCTAAGGTTGAGCTTGGTTGACGCTAACGCGACGATGATGAAAGTAGTACGATGACAACCGAGGCAATGCCAGATTGGGCAGATCGAGAGGCGGAAACAATCGTCGATAAGTTCGTCGCCGACGAGGGCCCCGAAGATCTGCTACGATTGCAAGAATCCATTGCTGCGGCACTTCGATCCGCCCTTCTGCGGGCCTCGTCAACCGGGCCTTCCAAGACTGACCGACCTGCAAGGCGACCGAGAAGCTCACGAAAGACCTCGTCTGACTTATCCTAAGCGTCGATGTGCGGATGCCGCTCCTCCACGGTGGTATCTGTCACGGCATGATCCGTCCGATTCTTTTTGGGGAGCCGGTCGAATGCGGCCTCCTCGAAGTCTCCGATGAACCTGAGTTCGGCTATCGATGAATCGTCCGTGGCCTCTGAATCGACATATAACCCGCTAGATTCAGCTCATAGGATCAATAATCCGGCACGACGCAACTCTCTCCATGCCGGGCTCTTCATCCAGAGCTCACATTTCTTAAGGCCTCCGAGTGGGTACCCCTCCCTAGCCGTCGACAGCAAGGGATAAGGCATTTGTTTCGCGTGTTGTATCGGAGAGGCGTTTCGCAGTAGCGCAATCAGCCATTCGGATACGGCGTGCGGCAGCCGGAGGACCGTGTCTTCAGTTTTAGATGGAAGTACTAGTGTGGTAGTCCGAGACTCCCACCGTTCGATGATGGGATCCGTCCCGAGCCAGATCAGCCGTCCCCGGAGCGATCCGGACTGGCGAGTGTCGGCGTGGGCAGCAGCCTGACTGGCCCAGAAACGCGAGACGCGGGGAACTCGGACCGGGCGTTCAAACCAGCAGGGCACTTTGGTGCTGAACCCTCGTCCCTCCACAAACTCCCCCACGGCCAAGCGGAGGCCTTTTCCCAACCATTCCGGACAATCTCCCTTCACATCGATGTGAATCAGGTCATTGTCGGCAAATCCGGCAAACGAAGGCCCCACAATTTTGATTCCATGCGACTTGGGATCGAGGCCGACGGGACTATGCGCCG harbors:
- the ylbG gene encoding hypothetical protein, translated to MNGRKQSIQKGLGVLALAERLQNVSLACRLSSVSRAHYYRLKKTYEIRAEDRVPARSNTPFRGFSHMPREAEYVILKMTAQYPTIACSGLVMRLRLDGIKIPGDMVKSVWKKYGLTTRAARVSWMGKPDPWMLIEMQIKRQVTC